A window from Micromonospora profundi encodes these proteins:
- a CDS encoding ATP-dependent helicase, which yields MQAYRLVRRSGGPAPEGEGAPASGVVPAGSGAPADHAVSEGTAVSELEKYGAGGTAGATEAARAVGGLGRQVDPAQAEVIGHTDGPMLVLGGPGTGKTSTLVEAVAARVTEGVDPERILVLTFGRRGATELRQRIEARVAQDGHRVLREPLVRTFPAYAFGLLRRAAAERGEPSPRLLTGPEQDLIIRELLDVVGEEPEDDPVGWPTDLRPALRTRAFAGQLRDLLMRAAERGVGPVELARLGEKLGRADWPAAARFLREYVAVLALRDVSNRGSIAYDPAELVRAATGLLRDDEDLLAAERRRLAHVYVDELADTDPAQLELLSVIAGGGTSLVAFADPDSSTYAFRGADPAGVSTFPHRFRTASGAPAAQVLLTTSYRAGPGLLAAIARLGRRLRGPAAHRRLRPLPDAPTGVVEVHTFRSATSEAAWLAHALRSAHLLDGVPWSRMAVLVRSTVLQLPTLQRALHAAGVPTVVHGEDLPLHLQPAVAPLLLLLRCALEPQRLDEEAAVALLHSPLGGADPLAERRLRQGLRAMALAGGDRRPSGELIVEALSDPAELAGIDRRWAEPAQAVAGLLATARDAAARPGATAETVLWAVWHGSGLAERWAGAIGQGRPEAGEGDLARRRRAEAADRDLDAVLVLFDAAARFTDRLPGARTEVFLDHVLAQDLPADTIAPTADRGAAVRLLTAHAAKGLEWDLVAVAGVQEGIWPDLRLRGSLLGSERLVDVLAGRFVGGARVANVVGQTSALLDEERRLFHVAISRARHRLLVSAVASAAVGGDDHEEQPSRFLHELLPTDRPAPPDGSGPADPPSTPGPRTGPPTAGPPGGDDPHATPGGVAGRDGAPGRDGASGKSGAPDKAGTAGGDAGGDGDDAPDRPGALPVTRPPRALTLPALVAELRTAITDPAAPAGRRRAAAAELARLAAAGVPGAHPDDWWGLRALSDDRPLVDEGEPVRVTPSAMESALRCSLRWLLERHGGSGPTSTAQGVGNLVHAAAMLAEDASADRGALLDYVAARFDAIELAARWMAGPERERAEAMVDKLLRWLATNPRRLLAIEHEFAVRLDDPTRPIELTGRVDRLEVDEDGRLVVIDLKTGKSTAVTGTELAEHPQLGAYQAAVEAGAFAEFGEESGGAALVQLGTSAKDAREQNQPAAGEGPAAGWATALVRRTADTMAAATFAAVANSKCRVCPVRTSCPVSGQGRQVVEPPTVRRSSEGEE from the coding sequence ATGCAGGCGTACCGGTTGGTGCGGCGGTCCGGCGGGCCGGCACCGGAGGGCGAGGGCGCGCCGGCCAGCGGCGTCGTGCCCGCCGGCAGCGGTGCGCCCGCGGACCATGCTGTCTCCGAGGGCACCGCTGTGTCCGAGCTGGAGAAGTACGGGGCCGGCGGCACCGCGGGGGCCACCGAGGCCGCGCGGGCCGTCGGAGGGCTGGGGCGGCAGGTCGATCCGGCGCAGGCGGAGGTCATCGGGCACACCGACGGGCCGATGCTGGTGCTCGGCGGTCCCGGCACCGGCAAGACCAGCACCCTCGTCGAGGCGGTCGCCGCCCGGGTGACCGAGGGCGTCGATCCGGAGCGGATCCTCGTCCTGACCTTCGGTCGCCGTGGTGCGACCGAGCTGCGCCAACGCATCGAGGCCCGAGTCGCGCAGGACGGCCACCGGGTGCTGCGCGAGCCGCTGGTGCGCACCTTCCCGGCGTACGCCTTCGGTCTGCTCCGCCGTGCCGCAGCGGAACGCGGCGAGCCGTCGCCCCGACTGCTCACCGGCCCCGAGCAGGATCTGATCATCCGCGAGCTGCTGGACGTGGTGGGCGAGGAGCCCGAGGACGACCCGGTCGGCTGGCCCACCGATCTGCGCCCAGCCCTGCGGACCAGGGCCTTCGCCGGTCAGTTGCGCGACCTGCTCATGCGCGCCGCCGAGCGCGGTGTCGGGCCCGTCGAGTTGGCCCGGCTCGGCGAGAAGCTCGGCCGCGCCGACTGGCCGGCCGCCGCGCGCTTCCTGCGGGAGTACGTCGCCGTGCTCGCGCTGCGCGACGTCAGCAACCGGGGCTCCATCGCGTACGACCCGGCGGAACTGGTCCGCGCGGCCACCGGGCTGCTCCGCGACGACGAGGACCTGCTGGCCGCCGAGCGCCGCCGACTCGCCCACGTGTACGTCGACGAGCTTGCCGACACCGACCCCGCCCAGCTCGAACTGCTGTCGGTGATCGCCGGCGGCGGCACCTCGCTTGTCGCCTTCGCCGACCCCGATTCCTCCACGTACGCCTTCCGGGGTGCCGACCCGGCCGGGGTGAGCACCTTTCCGCACCGATTCCGCACCGCCTCCGGTGCACCGGCCGCGCAGGTGCTGCTGACCACCTCGTACCGGGCCGGGCCGGGCCTGCTCGCCGCGATCGCCCGGCTGGGTCGCCGGCTGCGCGGTCCCGCAGCGCACCGCCGGCTGCGCCCGCTACCCGATGCCCCGACGGGGGTGGTCGAGGTGCACACGTTCCGTTCGGCGACAAGTGAGGCGGCCTGGCTGGCGCACGCGCTGCGCTCCGCTCACCTGCTCGACGGCGTGCCGTGGTCGCGGATGGCGGTGCTTGTGCGTTCCACAGTGTTGCAGCTGCCGACCCTGCAACGGGCGCTGCACGCGGCCGGCGTACCGACAGTGGTGCACGGCGAGGACCTGCCGTTGCACCTGCAACCGGCGGTGGCGCCGCTGCTGCTCCTGCTGCGCTGCGCGCTGGAGCCGCAACGGCTCGACGAGGAGGCGGCGGTAGCGCTGCTGCACTCCCCGCTGGGCGGGGCGGACCCGCTGGCCGAGCGGCGGCTGCGGCAGGGACTGCGCGCGATGGCACTCGCCGGTGGCGACCGGCGCCCATCCGGGGAGTTGATTGTCGAGGCGCTGAGCGACCCGGCGGAGCTGGCCGGCATCGACCGGCGGTGGGCGGAGCCGGCCCAGGCGGTGGCCGGGCTGCTCGCCACCGCCCGCGATGCCGCTGCCCGGCCCGGGGCGACCGCCGAGACGGTGCTCTGGGCCGTCTGGCACGGCAGCGGGTTGGCTGAGCGCTGGGCGGGTGCCATCGGCCAGGGGCGGCCCGAGGCCGGTGAGGGAGACCTGGCGCGGCGGCGTCGCGCCGAGGCGGCCGACCGGGACCTGGACGCCGTGCTTGTGCTCTTCGACGCGGCGGCCCGCTTCACCGACCGGCTGCCCGGCGCCCGTACCGAGGTCTTCCTCGACCACGTGCTCGCCCAGGACCTCCCGGCGGACACCATCGCGCCGACCGCCGACCGGGGCGCGGCGGTCCGGTTGCTCACCGCACACGCCGCGAAGGGCCTGGAGTGGGACCTGGTCGCGGTGGCCGGAGTGCAGGAGGGCATCTGGCCCGACCTGCGACTGCGTGGCAGCCTGCTCGGTTCGGAACGGCTTGTCGACGTGCTCGCCGGCCGGTTCGTGGGGGGCGCCCGCGTGGCGAACGTGGTGGGACAGACGTCGGCGCTGCTGGACGAGGAGCGTCGACTGTTCCACGTCGCGATAAGCCGGGCACGGCACAGGCTGCTGGTAAGTGCGGTGGCGTCGGCGGCGGTGGGCGGCGACGACCACGAGGAGCAGCCGAGCCGCTTCCTCCACGAGCTGCTCCCGACCGACCGCCCGGCCCCGCCGGACGGCTCCGGGCCGGCGGATCCGCCGTCGACGCCCGGCCCGCGTACCGGCCCGCCGACCGCTGGTCCCCCCGGCGGCGACGATCCGCACGCCACGCCCGGCGGCGTCGCCGGCAGGGACGGTGCGCCAGGCAGGGACGGCGCTTCGGGCAAGAGCGGAGCGCCGGACAAGGCCGGTACGGCCGGCGGTGACGCGGGTGGTGACGGCGACGATGCGCCGGATCGGCCTGGTGCACTGCCGGTGACCCGTCCACCACGGGCGCTCACACTGCCGGCGCTCGTCGCGGAACTGCGTACCGCCATCACTGACCCCGCTGCGCCGGCGGGCCGGCGGCGCGCGGCGGCGGCCGAGCTGGCGCGGCTCGCCGCCGCGGGCGTGCCGGGCGCGCACCCCGACGACTGGTGGGGGCTGCGCGCGCTCTCCGACGACAGGCCGCTTGTCGACGAGGGCGAACCGGTCCGGGTCACCCCGTCGGCCATGGAGAGCGCGTTGCGGTGCAGCCTGCGGTGGCTGCTGGAACGGCACGGCGGCAGCGGTCCGACAAGCACGGCGCAGGGGGTGGGCAACCTGGTGCACGCCGCCGCGATGCTTGCCGAGGACGCCAGCGCCGACCGGGGGGCGTTGCTCGACTACGTGGCGGCCCGGTTCGACGCGATCGAGTTGGCCGCCCGGTGGATGGCCGGCCCGGAGCGCGAGCGTGCCGAGGCCATGGTCGACAAGCTGCTGCGCTGGCTGGCCACCAACCCGCGTCGGCTGCTAGCCATCGAGCACGAGTTCGCGGTGCGGCTGGACGATCCGACCCGGCCCATCGAACTGACCGGCCGGGTCGACAGGCTGGAGGTCGACGAGGACGGTCGGCTCGTGGTCATCGACCTGAAGACCGGCAAGTCGACGGCTGTCACCGGCACCGAGCTGGCCGAGCATCCGCAGCTCGGCGCCTACCAGGCGGCGGTGGAGGCGGGGGCGTTCGCCGAGTTCGGCGAAGAATCCGGTGGCGCTGCGCTGGTGCAGCTCGGCACCTCGGCGAAGGACGCCCGGGAGCAGAACCAGCCGGCGGCGGGCGAGGGTCCGGCGGCCGGCTGGGCGACGGCGCTGGTCCGGCGGACCGCCGATACGATGGCAGCCGCCACGTTCGCCGCGGTGGCCAACTCGAAGTGCCGGGTCTGCCCGGTGCGCACCAGCTGCCCGGTGTCCGGGCAGGGGCGCCAGGTCGTCGAGCCTCCGACGGTCCGGCGCAGCAGTGAGGGCGAGGAGTGA
- a CDS encoding LOG family protein encodes MAAICVFCASSRTLDQRWLDLATETGAELARRGHTLVSGGGRVGMMGALVDGARAAGGRTVGVIPQALVDLEVADLASDELLVTDSMASRKTVMIDKSDAFLALPGGLGTMDELFEVWTTATLALHRKPMVLVDTDGFYGPLLAWLDAITDQQFLKPGGRDLLTVTPTVPEALNTLEAHLI; translated from the coding sequence ATGGCGGCCATCTGCGTCTTCTGCGCCTCGTCGCGGACCCTCGACCAGCGCTGGCTGGACCTCGCCACAGAGACCGGCGCGGAGCTGGCCCGGCGCGGCCACACGCTTGTCAGCGGCGGCGGCCGTGTCGGCATGATGGGCGCCCTGGTCGACGGTGCCCGCGCCGCCGGAGGGCGCACCGTGGGCGTGATCCCGCAGGCACTCGTCGATCTGGAGGTCGCCGACCTGGCCTCGGACGAGCTGCTGGTGACCGACTCGATGGCCAGCCGCAAGACCGTCATGATCGACAAGTCGGACGCGTTCCTGGCCCTGCCCGGCGGGCTGGGCACCATGGACGAGTTGTTCGAGGTGTGGACCACAGCGACCCTCGCCCTGCACCGCAAGCCGATGGTGCTCGTCGACACGGACGGCTTCTACGGCCCGCTACTGGCCTGGCTCGACGCGATCACCGACCAGCAGTTCCTCAAGCCCGGTGGCCGCGACCTCCTGACCGTGACCCCCACCGTCCCGGAAGCCCTGAACACCCTCGAAGCGCACCTGATCTGA
- a CDS encoding LOG family protein codes for MSQSKGREAGRGPGQERHRGAVTLRRGAIPTSTADQRLLDSRSRGDWKTRDAWRALRILSEFVEGFDTLADLPPAVSVFGSARSSPDSAECQLAEEVGAALARAGYAVITGGGPGVMEAANRGASEAGGLSVGLGIELPFEQGLNDWVDLAIDFRYFFARKTMFVKYAQAFVVLPGGFGTMDELFEALTLVQTGKVTRFPVVLMGVAYWQGLIDWLRDTMAADGKIGPVDLDLICLTDDVNAAVRHIVEAEAALSVEQEAVREEAVARTGADQQAAAAQSPAAQSTADEAEEG; via the coding sequence ATGAGCCAGAGCAAGGGGCGGGAGGCCGGCCGCGGTCCAGGTCAGGAGCGGCACCGGGGTGCGGTGACGCTACGTCGAGGGGCGATTCCGACGAGCACCGCCGATCAGCGGCTGCTGGATTCGCGCAGCCGGGGCGACTGGAAGACCAGGGACGCCTGGCGTGCGCTGCGCATCCTCTCCGAGTTCGTCGAGGGTTTCGACACCCTCGCCGACCTGCCGCCGGCGGTGAGCGTCTTCGGCTCCGCGCGCAGCAGCCCCGACAGCGCCGAATGCCAGCTCGCCGAGGAGGTGGGTGCCGCGCTGGCCCGCGCCGGCTACGCGGTGATCACCGGGGGTGGGCCGGGCGTGATGGAGGCCGCCAACCGGGGCGCCAGCGAGGCCGGCGGCCTCTCCGTGGGGCTCGGCATCGAGCTGCCGTTCGAGCAGGGCCTCAACGACTGGGTCGACCTGGCCATCGACTTCCGTTACTTCTTCGCCCGCAAGACGATGTTCGTCAAGTACGCCCAGGCGTTCGTCGTGCTGCCCGGCGGCTTCGGCACCATGGACGAGCTGTTCGAGGCGCTCACCCTGGTGCAGACCGGCAAGGTCACCCGGTTCCCGGTCGTGCTGATGGGCGTCGCCTACTGGCAGGGCCTGATCGACTGGCTGCGCGACACCATGGCGGCCGACGGCAAGATCGGGCCGGTCGACCTGGACCTGATCTGCCTCACCGACGACGTCAACGCGGCGGTACGGCACATCGTCGAGGCCGAGGCGGCGCTCTCGGTGGAGCAGGAGGCGGTCCGCGAGGAGGCCGTCGCGCGTACCGGCGCCGACCAGCAGGCTGCCGCCGCGCAGTCGCCCGCCGCACAGTCCACCGCCGACGAGGCCGAGGAGGGTTGA